One genomic window of Halococcus sediminicola includes the following:
- a CDS encoding (2Fe-2S)-binding protein, whose amino-acid sequence MTIEIDLTLNGEERTFEAERSDSLLDVLRKNGYTGAKRGCDTGNCGFCTVTVDGESAMSCIKPAGTIDGATVETIESLGTQEDLHPIQAAFVDNAALQCGFCIPGMIMRSHTLLAENPDPGREEIREGLSANLCRCTGYEKILDAVEDAAERMDGSTEIAADGGQPDAEASCSGCGCGVNDE is encoded by the coding sequence ATGACTATCGAAATCGACCTCACGCTCAACGGCGAGGAACGGACTTTCGAGGCCGAGCGCTCGGACTCGTTGCTCGACGTTCTCAGGAAGAACGGGTACACGGGCGCGAAGCGCGGCTGTGACACGGGTAACTGCGGGTTCTGTACCGTCACCGTCGACGGCGAGTCGGCGATGTCCTGCATCAAACCGGCGGGAACGATCGACGGCGCGACCGTCGAAACCATCGAGAGCCTCGGCACCCAGGAGGACCTCCACCCGATACAGGCGGCGTTCGTCGACAACGCCGCCCTCCAGTGTGGCTTCTGCATCCCCGGGATGATCATGCGCTCGCACACCCTCCTCGCGGAGAACCCCGACCCCGGCAGGGAGGAGATCCGAGAGGGTCTCTCGGCAAACCTCTGTCGCTGTACCGGCTACGAGAAGATCCTCGACGCCGTCGAGGACGCGGCCGAACGGATGGACGGCAGTACCGAAATCGCCGCCGACGGCGGACAACCCGATGCCGAGGCGTCCTGTTCGGGCTGTGGCTGTGGGGTGAACGATGAGTAA
- a CDS encoding uracil-xanthine permease family protein, whose protein sequence is MSQQSADHIQYDLEDRPPLGEAIALGLQHVFAMFLGNVAPPLIIAGAVGLATGETTFLVQMALLVAGVATLVQVYTVGPVGSNLPVMMGTSFAFVGPLVAIGSQFGLATVFGACLVGAVVEVGIGFSYDYVDRLFPPLVSGIVVMLIGLTLIPVGMDYAAGGAGAADYGSLTNIGLASLVFFITLGMNQFLSGFLRIASVFFGILIGYIVAIVLGVADFSAVAQAGWIAVPTPLEFGIAFEPSAIITIAFLYAVTAVETIGDMTGIVAAANREPTRDEIRGGLLADGLMSAFAAVFNAFPNTSFSQNVGVVNFTGVLSRHVVAIGGGFLILAGFVPKIAALVTAMPDAVLGGGALILFATIFSSGVSIINRQVDLDHRNTTILAVSIALGLAVEVRPDAIANFPQIVQTVIGSGLIMGGISALVLNLVIPETEKTTDSNIHSSGDGSMTNED, encoded by the coding sequence ATGTCACAGCAATCGGCCGATCATATCCAGTACGACCTAGAGGACAGGCCGCCACTCGGTGAAGCGATAGCGCTTGGTCTCCAGCACGTGTTTGCGATGTTTCTCGGCAACGTCGCGCCGCCGCTGATCATCGCCGGTGCGGTCGGGCTCGCAACCGGCGAGACGACGTTCCTCGTCCAGATGGCGCTGCTCGTCGCGGGCGTGGCGACGCTGGTTCAAGTGTACACCGTCGGTCCCGTCGGCTCGAACCTCCCCGTCATGATGGGGACGAGTTTCGCGTTCGTCGGACCGCTCGTCGCCATCGGCAGCCAGTTCGGCTTGGCAACGGTCTTCGGGGCCTGTCTCGTCGGTGCGGTCGTCGAGGTCGGTATCGGCTTCTCGTACGACTACGTCGACCGTCTCTTCCCGCCGCTGGTGAGCGGTATCGTGGTGATGCTCATCGGACTGACGCTCATCCCGGTCGGGATGGACTACGCTGCCGGCGGGGCGGGAGCCGCCGACTACGGCTCGCTGACGAACATCGGGCTCGCGTCGCTCGTGTTCTTCATCACGCTCGGCATGAACCAGTTTCTTTCGGGATTTCTTCGCATCGCAAGCGTCTTTTTCGGCATTCTGATCGGCTACATCGTCGCCATCGTGCTCGGCGTCGCCGACTTCTCGGCGGTCGCACAGGCCGGTTGGATAGCGGTCCCCACTCCGCTGGAGTTCGGCATCGCGTTCGAACCCAGCGCCATCATCACCATCGCCTTCCTCTACGCCGTCACCGCGGTCGAAACCATCGGTGACATGACCGGCATCGTGGCCGCGGCGAACCGGGAGCCGACGCGTGACGAGATCCGTGGCGGACTGCTCGCCGACGGCTTGATGAGTGCGTTTGCGGCCGTCTTCAACGCCTTTCCGAACACCTCCTTCTCGCAGAACGTGGGCGTCGTCAACTTCACCGGCGTTCTCAGCCGCCACGTGGTCGCCATCGGCGGTGGATTCTTGATACTCGCGGGATTCGTCCCGAAGATCGCCGCGCTCGTCACCGCGATGCCCGACGCCGTACTCGGCGGTGGCGCGCTCATCCTGTTCGCGACCATCTTTTCGAGCGGGGTGTCCATCATCAACCGGCAAGTCGATCTCGACCACCGCAACACGACGATACTCGCCGTCTCCATCGCGCTCGGGTTGGCGGTCGAGGTCCGACCGGACGCGATCGCGAACTTCCCACAGATCGTCCAGACGGTCATCGGCTCCGGACTCATCATGGGCGGAATCAGCGCACTCGTGCTCAATCTCGTCATCCCCGAAACCGAAAAGACTACCGACAGCAACATCCATAGCTCTGGAGACGGTTCCATGACGAACGAGGACTAA
- a CDS encoding NCS2 family permease translates to MASSGERSTGDGASETTDSALANYFGFADHDTDLRTEVVAGITTFLAMSYIVVVNPSILTGIPGENGKPGIMIEGYTAGEVQQMLAVTTIVSAVIAIVVMALYANRPFAQAPGLGLNAFMAFTVIGTLGIPWQTALAAVFTEGVLFIALTAIGARKYVIRLFPDPVKLSVGTGIGLFLGIIGLQEMGVVVDDPATLLTLGNVAADPAALLAVIGFFLTAALYARGVKGSIVVGILLTTAAGWLATTIGFVGPGVLFPESLPSAQYDITPLFGAFLEGFANVDALAFSLVVFTFFFVDFFDTAGTLVGVGQAGGFLDENNDLPDIDRPLMADAIGTTVGGIVGTSTVTTFVESATGVEEGGRTGMTALVVAALFLATLVVVPLAAVIPLYASHIALVIVALLLLRNVVAVEWDDITQAIPAGLTVLIMPLTYSIAYGIAAGIVSYPVIKAAVGESDEISAGQWLLAVAFVVYFGVRTSGVIEGMV, encoded by the coding sequence ATGGCGAGCAGTGGCGAGCGCTCGACGGGCGACGGAGCCAGTGAAACGACCGACTCGGCGCTCGCGAACTACTTCGGGTTCGCCGACCACGACACCGACCTCCGAACCGAGGTCGTCGCGGGGATCACGACGTTCCTCGCGATGTCGTACATCGTCGTGGTCAACCCCTCGATCCTCACCGGGATCCCCGGCGAGAACGGCAAGCCCGGCATCATGATCGAGGGCTACACCGCCGGCGAAGTTCAGCAGATGCTCGCGGTCACGACCATCGTCTCGGCGGTCATCGCGATCGTCGTGATGGCACTGTACGCGAACCGGCCGTTCGCCCAAGCACCCGGGCTGGGACTCAACGCCTTCATGGCATTTACCGTCATCGGCACGCTCGGCATCCCGTGGCAGACGGCGCTCGCGGCCGTCTTCACCGAGGGTGTGCTGTTCATCGCGCTCACGGCGATCGGCGCGCGCAAGTACGTCATCAGACTGTTCCCCGACCCGGTGAAGCTCTCGGTCGGCACCGGCATCGGTCTCTTCTTGGGTATCATCGGCTTACAGGAGATGGGCGTCGTGGTCGACGATCCCGCGACGCTGCTCACCCTCGGCAACGTCGCGGCCGACCCGGCGGCGCTGCTGGCCGTGATCGGCTTCTTCCTGACGGCCGCGCTCTACGCCCGCGGCGTCAAAGGCTCCATCGTCGTCGGCATCCTCCTCACGACGGCCGCCGGCTGGCTGGCGACCACCATCGGGTTCGTCGGGCCGGGCGTGCTGTTCCCCGAGAGCCTGCCGAGCGCCCAGTACGATATCACGCCGCTGTTTGGCGCGTTCCTCGAAGGCTTCGCCAACGTCGATGCACTCGCGTTCTCGCTGGTGGTGTTCACCTTCTTCTTCGTCGATTTCTTCGATACGGCGGGGACGCTGGTCGGCGTCGGACAGGCCGGCGGGTTCCTCGACGAGAACAACGATCTGCCGGACATCGACAGACCGCTGATGGCCGACGCGATCGGGACGACCGTCGGCGGCATCGTCGGCACCTCGACCGTGACGACGTTCGTCGAGTCGGCGACCGGCGTCGAGGAGGGCGGTCGGACGGGGATGACCGCGCTCGTCGTCGCGGCGCTGTTTCTCGCGACACTCGTCGTCGTGCCGCTGGCGGCCGTCATCCCGTTGTACGCCTCCCACATCGCGCTGGTCATCGTCGCCCTGTTGTTGCTCAGAAACGTCGTCGCGGTCGAGTGGGACGACATCACGCAGGCGATTCCGGCCGGACTCACCGTCCTCATCATGCCGCTGACGTACTCGATCGCGTACGGCATCGCCGCCGGTATCGTCTCCTACCCGGTGATCAAGGCCGCCGTCGGCGAGTCCGACGAGATCAGCGCCGGCCAGTGGCTGCTCGCGGTCGCGTTCGTGGTCTACTTCGGCGTCCGCACCAGCGGTGTGATCGAAGGGATGGTCTGA
- a CDS encoding adenine deaminase, with product MTSPVDTVVRGTLVNVHTGCLEDGAVAVDDGEIVALAERPAERELAVGYIAPGLIDAHMHVESSMVTLPHYGAAVVPRGVTGVVWDPHEIANVCGTAGVRAVIADADHTPLKARFTVPSSVPASDLQDTGATLDADAVADLLDAPEVVALGEVMDVPGVVADDETVHAKIDAARARGLPVDGHMPQVRGADLHEAARYLDSDHESITFDEARAKADVGLRVYLREGSSSKNLVDLLGLVEAVEDRWLGLCTDDRHVTDLVEHGGVDFAVATAIDEGVDPVTAVQMATINVAESYDLPFGRLKPGSPADLLFLADLDPWTVEGVMVDGVLDPTADHSESPSSTVPTDTVSFESVVASDFAIEPADGDGPVAVRAIDAVGGLQTARLETDVPRSAGVLQPDTDDDVLSLAVVERHGGDGGIGRGFVHGLGLDRGAVASTVAHDAHNLVVAGASHDAMATVTNHLREIGGGVAVYDPAAESDGLTALALPIAGLVSDEPLATVAEEFAAVENAARAVGLDHDGGLMELSFLSLEVIPELRLTNNGLVDVRAMEYVETVVD from the coding sequence GTGACCTCACCAGTCGACACCGTCGTGCGCGGCACGCTGGTGAACGTTCATACGGGTTGCCTCGAAGACGGCGCGGTCGCGGTCGACGACGGCGAGATCGTCGCACTCGCCGAGCGGCCGGCCGAGCGCGAACTCGCCGTCGGCTACATCGCGCCGGGGCTGATCGACGCCCACATGCACGTCGAATCGTCGATGGTGACGCTCCCGCACTACGGCGCGGCGGTCGTCCCGCGCGGCGTGACGGGCGTCGTCTGGGACCCTCACGAGATCGCGAACGTCTGCGGTACGGCGGGCGTCCGCGCCGTCATCGCTGACGCCGACCACACGCCGCTCAAGGCTCGCTTCACCGTGCCGTCGAGCGTTCCCGCCTCGGATCTCCAGGACACCGGTGCGACCCTCGACGCCGACGCGGTCGCCGACTTGCTCGATGCACCCGAGGTGGTGGCGCTCGGCGAGGTCATGGACGTGCCCGGCGTCGTTGCGGACGACGAAACTGTTCACGCGAAGATCGACGCCGCCCGTGCGCGCGGCCTGCCCGTCGACGGCCACATGCCACAGGTTCGGGGGGCGGACCTCCACGAGGCGGCGCGGTATCTCGACAGCGACCACGAGAGCATCACATTCGACGAAGCGCGCGCGAAGGCCGACGTCGGTCTGCGGGTCTACTTGCGGGAGGGGTCGTCGAGCAAGAACCTCGTCGACCTGCTCGGTCTCGTCGAAGCGGTCGAGGATCGGTGGCTCGGACTCTGCACCGACGACCGCCACGTGACCGACCTCGTCGAGCATGGAGGAGTGGACTTCGCGGTCGCCACGGCAATCGACGAAGGCGTCGACCCCGTGACGGCAGTACAGATGGCGACGATCAACGTCGCCGAGAGCTACGACCTGCCGTTCGGCCGGCTCAAACCAGGCTCGCCCGCCGATCTCCTCTTTCTCGCCGATCTCGACCCGTGGACCGTCGAGGGCGTGATGGTCGACGGCGTGCTCGACCCGACCGCCGACCACTCGGAATCCCCGTCGTCGACCGTGCCCACCGACACCGTCTCGTTCGAGTCGGTCGTGGCTTCCGATTTCGCCATCGAGCCGGCGGACGGCGACGGTCCGGTCGCGGTGCGGGCCATCGATGCCGTCGGTGGGCTGCAGACCGCACGGCTGGAGACCGACGTTCCCCGGTCGGCGGGCGTGCTCCAACCCGACACCGACGACGACGTGCTCTCGCTGGCGGTCGTCGAGCGCCACGGCGGTGATGGGGGTATCGGTCGCGGGTTCGTCCACGGGCTCGGACTCGACCGCGGCGCGGTCGCGAGCACCGTCGCCCACGACGCACACAACCTCGTCGTCGCGGGCGCGTCCCACGACGCGATGGCGACGGTCACGAACCACCTCCGCGAGATCGGCGGCGGCGTCGCCGTCTACGACCCGGCGGCCGAGTCGGATGGCTTGACGGCGCTCGCGCTCCCGATCGCGGGGCTGGTGTCAGACGAACCGCTCGCCACCGTCGCCGAGGAGTTCGCCGCGGTCGAAAACGCCGCTCGGGCGGTCGGTCTCGACCACGATGGTGGACTGATGGAGCTGTCCTTCCTCTCGCTCGAAGTGATTCCCGAACTGCGCCTCACGAACAACGGACTCGTCGACGTCAGGGCGATGGAGTACGTCGAGACGGTCGTCGACTGA
- a CDS encoding 5'-deoxyadenosine deaminase has product MLLRGTVVADAHTVLDDGAVVVEGDRIAAVGDAASLEERYPDHASADYDVLAPGLVGGHIHSVQSLGRGIADDTALLDWLFEYVLPMEANLDADGMEAAAKLGYLECIESGTTTCIDHLSVAHADRAFDAAGEMGIRGRLGKVLMDQESPDGLLEETDAGLDESEQLIQEYHGAFDDRIRYAVTPRFAVSCSEACLRGARDLADRYDGVTIHTHASENQDEIETVERETGHRNIHWLDEVGLTGEDVVLAHCVHTDETEREVLEATGTHVTYCPSSNMKLASGVAPIPDYLDRDINVALGNDGPPCNNTLDPFTEMRQASLLQKVDALDPTSTPAETVFEMATINGADAAGFERVGKLREGWKADVIGISTDLTRATPLHDVLSHLVFAAHGDDVEFTMVDGNVLYEGGEFAHVDAEAIRREARNAAPDVDALAAEAP; this is encoded by the coding sequence ATGTTATTACGTGGCACCGTCGTCGCCGACGCACACACCGTCCTCGACGACGGCGCGGTCGTGGTCGAGGGCGACCGGATCGCTGCCGTCGGCGACGCAGCGTCGCTCGAAGAGCGCTACCCGGACCACGCGAGCGCCGATTACGACGTGCTCGCGCCGGGTCTCGTCGGCGGGCACATCCATTCGGTCCAGAGCCTCGGCCGGGGCATCGCCGATGACACGGCACTCCTCGACTGGCTGTTCGAGTACGTCCTCCCGATGGAGGCGAACCTCGACGCCGACGGGATGGAGGCGGCCGCCAAACTCGGCTACCTCGAATGCATCGAGAGCGGCACGACCACCTGTATCGACCATCTGTCGGTTGCCCACGCCGACCGCGCCTTCGACGCCGCCGGCGAGATGGGTATCCGGGGGCGACTGGGGAAGGTCCTGATGGATCAGGAGTCGCCCGACGGACTCTTAGAGGAGACCGACGCGGGTCTCGACGAAAGCGAGCAGCTCATCCAGGAGTACCACGGCGCGTTCGACGACCGTATCCGCTATGCGGTGACGCCGCGGTTCGCGGTGAGCTGTTCGGAGGCCTGTCTCCGCGGCGCGCGCGACCTCGCCGATCGGTACGACGGGGTGACGATCCACACACACGCCAGTGAGAACCAAGACGAGATCGAAACCGTCGAGCGCGAGACCGGCCACCGCAACATCCACTGGCTCGACGAGGTGGGACTCACGGGCGAGGACGTTGTGCTCGCCCACTGCGTCCACACCGACGAGACCGAGCGGGAGGTGCTCGAAGCAACCGGTACGCACGTCACATACTGTCCGTCCTCGAACATGAAGCTCGCCTCGGGCGTCGCGCCGATTCCCGACTACCTCGACCGGGACATCAACGTCGCGCTCGGTAACGATGGGCCACCCTGCAACAACACGCTCGACCCGTTCACGGAGATGCGTCAAGCGAGCCTGCTCCAGAAGGTCGACGCGCTCGACCCGACGAGCACCCCCGCCGAGACGGTCTTCGAGATGGCGACGATCAACGGGGCCGACGCCGCCGGCTTCGAGCGGGTCGGCAAACTCAGGGAGGGCTGGAAGGCCGACGTCATCGGGATTTCGACCGACTTGACGCGCGCGACGCCGCTGCACGACGTGCTCTCGCATCTCGTGTTCGCGGCCCACGGCGACGATGTCGAGTTCACGATGGTCGACGGCAACGTGCTCTACGAGGGCGGCGAGTTCGCGCACGTCGACGCCGAAGCGATCCGTCGAGAGGCCCGGAACGCGGCTCCCGACGTCGACGCGCTCGCCGCCGAAGCGCCGTGA
- a CDS encoding maleate cis-trans isomerase family protein: MNGWRARIGLVVPSSNTTAEPELSAAVPNGVSVHAARMPLEDVTASDLDAMADRATDCAELLGHADVDVVAYGCTTGSLLHGHGFDAELEADIEAAAGCPAVATALSVERALDALDCRRIALATPYVDDLTRREVEYLEAGGREVVAVDGRAVEANTDIGALTPRDAYRQVTALLADADDPDGIFVSCTNYPSLSAVETLETDRGLPVITSNAATVWDALRTVGVATESVPGRLSAREWR; encoded by the coding sequence ATGAACGGCTGGCGCGCCCGGATCGGACTCGTCGTTCCCTCCTCGAACACGACCGCCGAGCCGGAGCTTTCGGCGGCCGTCCCGAACGGTGTGAGCGTCCACGCCGCCCGGATGCCGCTCGAAGACGTCACCGCGAGCGACCTCGACGCGATGGCCGACCGGGCGACCGACTGTGCCGAACTGCTGGGTCACGCCGACGTCGACGTCGTGGCCTACGGCTGTACGACCGGCAGTCTCCTCCACGGACACGGCTTCGACGCGGAACTGGAGGCCGACATCGAGGCGGCGGCGGGCTGTCCGGCGGTGGCGACGGCGCTCTCGGTCGAGCGAGCGCTCGACGCGCTCGACTGCCGACGTATCGCGCTCGCAACGCCGTACGTGGACGACCTCACGCGGCGCGAGGTCGAGTATCTCGAAGCGGGTGGTCGTGAGGTCGTCGCGGTCGACGGGCGAGCGGTCGAGGCGAACACCGATATCGGTGCGCTGACGCCCCGGGACGCCTACCGGCAGGTTACGGCGCTTCTCGCGGACGCGGACGACCCCGATGGCATCTTCGTCTCGTGTACGAACTACCCGTCGCTATCGGCGGTCGAGACGCTCGAAACCGACCGCGGACTGCCGGTGATCACGAGCAACGCGGCGACCGTGTGGGACGCACTCCGGACGGTCGGCGTGGCCACCGAGAGCGTTCCCGGACGACTGTCGGCTCGCGAGTGGCGCTAG
- a CDS encoding hydantoinase B/oxoprolinase family protein, with protein sequence MSDDRIDAVTLEIIRNQLEGVAEEMGEVLVTSAYSPNIKERRDCSTALFDSTGRLVAQAEHIPVHLGAMPEAVAAVLDKNPQPGDVFVLNDPFAGGTHLPDVTMVSPISLDGSQADTEGERTDEEIVGYAVSRAHHADVGGMTPGSMPAGARDIQQEGLRLPPTRLVEGGEINAEVRELILANVRNARERWADLRAQLAANERGGERLRALLADHGREELLAAFDAVIDYSRERVESELAELPDGTWKASDVLEGDGVTDADVPVEVAVELDGGHVRVDFTGTAGQVAGNLNAPLAVAKSAVYFVVRCVTDPEIPPNQGCYEPIDVHVPEGTLLNPDAPAAVVGGNVETSQRVTDVTFAALADAAPDVVPAGGQGTMNNLTIGGRTNEDSTGEFSYYETIGGGFGARPDKDGMDGVQVGMTNTLNTPIEALEAAYPLAVERYALRPGSGGAGRYRGGLGIERSVKLETDATVSLLTERRRTAPHGIAGGEDGATGENRIGGERVPAKTTREVAAGTTVTIRTPGGGGHGSPDEREDELEARDRADGKTEER encoded by the coding sequence ATGAGCGACGACCGCATCGACGCGGTGACGCTCGAAATCATCCGCAACCAACTGGAAGGTGTCGCCGAGGAGATGGGCGAAGTGCTCGTCACGAGCGCGTACTCGCCGAACATCAAGGAGCGCCGGGACTGCTCGACCGCGCTGTTCGACTCGACTGGCAGACTCGTCGCCCAGGCCGAACATATTCCTGTGCATCTCGGCGCGATGCCCGAGGCGGTCGCCGCCGTGCTCGATAAAAACCCACAACCGGGCGACGTGTTCGTGCTCAACGACCCCTTCGCCGGCGGCACGCATCTCCCCGACGTGACGATGGTCTCGCCCATCTCGCTCGACGGGAGCCAAGCGGACACGGAAGGCGAACGGACAGACGAGGAAATCGTCGGCTACGCGGTCTCGCGCGCCCACCACGCCGACGTCGGTGGGATGACGCCGGGCAGCATGCCGGCCGGCGCGCGCGACATCCAGCAGGAGGGACTTCGTCTCCCGCCGACGCGACTCGTCGAGGGCGGCGAGATCAACGCGGAGGTGCGGGAATTGATCCTCGCAAACGTGCGCAACGCGCGCGAGCGCTGGGCCGACCTGCGCGCCCAGCTCGCGGCCAACGAGCGCGGCGGCGAGCGCCTTCGAGCACTGCTCGCCGACCACGGCCGCGAGGAACTGCTCGCGGCGTTCGATGCGGTCATCGACTACTCGCGCGAGCGGGTCGAAAGCGAACTTGCCGAACTGCCCGACGGAACGTGGAAAGCCAGCGACGTCCTCGAAGGCGACGGTGTGACTGACGCGGACGTCCCCGTCGAGGTGGCCGTCGAACTCGACGGTGGGCACGTACGAGTGGACTTCACGGGGACCGCTGGACAGGTCGCGGGCAACCTGAACGCGCCGCTGGCGGTGGCCAAGAGCGCGGTGTATTTCGTGGTTCGGTGCGTGACCGACCCCGAAATCCCGCCGAATCAGGGCTGTTACGAACCGATCGACGTTCACGTCCCCGAGGGAACACTGCTGAACCCCGATGCGCCAGCGGCCGTCGTCGGCGGCAACGTCGAGACGAGCCAGCGCGTGACCGACGTCACCTTCGCCGCGCTCGCCGACGCCGCGCCCGACGTGGTGCCCGCGGGCGGGCAGGGGACGATGAACAACCTCACCATCGGCGGCCGAACGAACGAGGACTCGACCGGCGAGTTCTCCTACTACGAGACCATCGGCGGCGGGTTCGGCGCTCGGCCCGACAAGGACGGGATGGACGGCGTGCAAGTCGGGATGACGAACACGCTGAACACGCCCATCGAGGCGCTCGAAGCGGCCTACCCGCTCGCCGTCGAGCGCTACGCGTTGCGGCCGGGCAGCGGCGGCGCGGGGCGCTACCGTGGTGGGTTGGGCATCGAGCGCTCCGTCAAGCTCGAAACCGATGCGACCGTCTCGCTGCTCACCGAACGCCGCCGCACCGCCCCGCACGGCATCGCCGGCGGCGAGGACGGCGCGACCGGCGAGAACCGCATCGGCGGGGAGCGAGTGCCGGCGAAGACGACCCGCGAGGTCGCGGCTGGAACCACGGTAACGATCCGAACGCCCGGCGGCGGCGGTCATGGCAGCCCCGACGAGCGAGAGGACGAACTCGAAGCGCGCGACCGGGCGGACGGCAAGACGGAGGAGCGATGA